Proteins encoded within one genomic window of Methanosarcina barkeri str. Wiesmoor:
- a CDS encoding PKD domain-containing protein → MAAAQPALGSDWAQFQKDNYNSGITDEAGPISNNGSYAFAVLTKSSGMSGIDTTPVVVDDVVYTVANGVAFAFNKTTGDQIWNHTVAGGFVLATPVVADGKIFVGTRNGVIAALNISTGAEVWINSTGLGGEKAQVNTPIIYDSGNIYFGTWFSSGVGSYYCVNATDGSFVWERACTSNAGYYWAGACVVGDYLVYGGDNGHLVSVNKYTGTVMEDVSTGTIFSSGTGNIRSSMSYDQSTGRLYFAAGSSCYYVGFDSGTGTFVKSVKGSGTMSGSSTSTPAVYNDRVYVGCGGSLYCLDADSLQIIWSYAVGAQVQSSPAISTYYDDGDGEIYIYFTTNDASCGMYCLKDMPGNTEPIVRFEFFPPGSMKQYSLQGAAISDGMVYYGNDAGYLFALDDPAICFAANTTYGSSPLTVQFTDYSVGATAWQWDFDNDGNVDSTERNPIYTYSAAGNYSVNLTINKSTGSVQELKTDYITVIEAKPLEDYLTYTNSSSSITITGYTGPAGDLIIPDEIDGLPVTKIADRVFQGTPLTSVVIPDSVTDIGLYQFQNCEDLISIYTGGVPSISTNNIRNCPSLETITVGHRLSSITSYSIRDCPSLDAMVFEAEGDAPSASGNWNYNCPNLVVYYCENATGFTTPSWAGKPCYPIGSPTADFSTNTIFGSAPLTVQFTYSGVGANALSWYFDDDATVDSTARNPSYTYDTPGTYSATLYVNNPWGSDSKLRTNYITVTEAHADGWAYTSDGTSVTVTGYSGPDSDVTIPGEIDGLPVTTIGASACKALTSLTSVTIPDSVTTIDASAFYGCTNLISVTMPDSVTTIGSSAFYGCTGLASVTIPNSVTTIGSSAFYGCTGLISVTIPNSVTTIGSSAFYGCTNLTVMMFNGNAPTTVGSNWASGTNLVAYYSEGATNFTTPEWNEVPCYPALTAATAEFTSNIVYGSAPLTVKFTYTGVGANALDWYFDNDSTVDSTARNPSYTYDTPGTYSIKLNVSNPWGSDSEVKTAYITVAEPVDNFTYLSDGTSVTITGYSGPGGDVVIPSTIGNLPVTAISDSVFKSNTNITSVTIPDSVTTIGSSAFYGCTGLTSVTIPNSVTTIGNNAFNGCTGLTSMTIGNNVTKIDDRMFYGCSALISVVIPDSVTTIGDSAFYQCSNLASVTIPDSVTTIDSYAFRDCNALTSVTIPDSVTNVESRLFYGCTGLTSVTIGIGLDEIPSYMFYGCSALTSVTIPDNVTEIGSNAFRKTGLTSVTIPNKIATIGSSAFRDCNALTSVMFTGNAPSSVSSSWASGSTSLTAYYYEGATGFTTPTWNSVACYPLTAAPVADFEADVTSGIGPMIVKFTDLSTSSPDTWAWDFDNDGTADSTEQNPSYTYTSVGTYTVNLTVANANGTDSEVKTDYITVSEPSTPAEPVAAFTADVTAGTAPLTVNFTDQSTGTPTSWIWEFGDGANSTEQKPSHTYNEAGNYTVNLTVKNSIGSNSTVKTNYITVSSTPVEPEPVAAFIADVTSGTVPLIVNFMDQSTGSPTSWIWDFGDGTNATEQNPVHTYTATGTYTVNLTVSNEDGNDSDIKTGYIKVSSQSSAKPVAAFTASPTSGKTPLNVAFTDTSTGSPTSWFWNFGDGAKSFLQNPIHKYSKAGIYTVNLTVKNAKGKNTVTKTEYINVITKPVANFNSSVTSGKAPLKVKFTDTSTGIPAKWRWDFGDGAKSFQQNPIHKYSKAGTYTVNLTVKNAKGKNTVTKTEYIKVITKPVANFSANPTSGKAPLKVTFTDTSTGIPAKWRWDFGDGSKSFHQNPIHKYSKAGTYTVNLTVKNVKGKNTVTKTEYIKIT, encoded by the coding sequence GTGGCGGCTGCTCAGCCGGCACTGGGGTCCGACTGGGCCCAGTTCCAGAAAGACAATTACAACTCCGGAATAACTGATGAGGCTGGCCCGATAAGCAATAATGGCAGTTATGCCTTCGCTGTCCTTACAAAATCTAGTGGGATGAGCGGGATCGATACAACGCCGGTGGTCGTCGACGATGTCGTTTACACCGTCGCTAATGGCGTAGCTTTCGCCTTCAACAAGACCACAGGGGATCAAATATGGAATCACACTGTAGCTGGCGGGTTCGTTCTGGCCACGCCTGTGGTCGCCGACGGCAAGATCTTCGTCGGCACCAGAAACGGCGTCATCGCCGCACTCAACATCTCCACCGGCGCAGAGGTCTGGATCAACTCCACTGGACTGGGCGGCGAGAAAGCTCAGGTGAACACGCCTATCATCTACGACTCCGGTAACATCTACTTCGGAACCTGGTTTTCCAGCGGCGTCGGTTCATACTACTGCGTGAATGCCACTGACGGCTCGTTCGTATGGGAGCGTGCCTGCACCAGCAATGCGGGATACTACTGGGCCGGCGCTTGCGTGGTAGGCGACTACCTCGTCTACGGTGGCGATAACGGCCACCTAGTCTCAGTCAACAAGTACACCGGGACGGTTATGGAAGATGTGAGCACCGGTACCATCTTCAGCTCCGGCACCGGCAATATCCGTTCCTCCATGAGCTATGACCAATCAACCGGGAGGCTGTACTTCGCTGCCGGTTCCTCCTGCTACTATGTAGGATTCGACTCCGGCACTGGTACCTTCGTCAAGAGCGTAAAGGGCTCCGGGACGATGTCGGGTAGCTCCACTTCCACCCCTGCCGTGTACAACGATCGTGTGTATGTGGGCTGCGGTGGTTCCCTGTACTGCCTTGACGCCGATTCCCTGCAAATAATCTGGTCCTATGCTGTAGGTGCCCAGGTGCAATCATCTCCTGCCATCTCGACCTACTATGATGATGGCGACGGGGAGATTTACATCTATTTCACAACAAACGATGCCTCTTGCGGTATGTACTGCCTCAAAGACATGCCGGGCAACACCGAACCCATCGTGCGGTTCGAGTTCTTCCCGCCGGGCAGTATGAAGCAGTATAGCCTGCAGGGTGCGGCGATCTCCGACGGCATGGTCTACTATGGCAATGATGCGGGTTACCTGTTCGCTCTTGATGATCCTGCAATATGCTTTGCTGCCAACACTACCTACGGCTCCTCTCCACTGACGGTTCAGTTCACCGACTATAGCGTCGGGGCGACCGCATGGCAGTGGGACTTTGACAACGACGGAAACGTGGACAGCACGGAACGGAACCCTATATATACATACAGTGCCGCAGGTAACTACTCCGTCAATCTGACGATTAACAAGTCGACAGGCAGCGTTCAGGAACTCAAGACCGACTACATCACCGTGATCGAAGCGAAGCCTCTGGAAGATTATTTAACATATACTAACAGTAGCAGCTCGATAACAATCACCGGCTACACCGGACCGGCTGGCGATCTGATCATACCCGATGAGATAGATGGTCTTCCTGTCACAAAAATAGCCGACAGGGTGTTTCAAGGAACACCATTGACCTCGGTGGTCATTCCTGACAGCGTCACCGACATTGGACTCTACCAGTTCCAGAACTGCGAGGACCTTATCTCGATCTACACGGGCGGAGTACCATCTATTTCAACGAACAATATCCGGAACTGCCCCTCCTTAGAAACGATAACTGTTGGCCACAGGCTTTCTTCTATTACCAGCTACTCGATCCGTGACTGCCCCTCCCTGGACGCCATGGTGTTTGAGGCCGAGGGCGACGCACCGAGTGCTAGTGGCAACTGGAACTATAATTGTCCCAATCTGGTGGTGTACTACTGTGAGAACGCTACCGGCTTCACCACACCGAGTTGGGCTGGCAAGCCGTGTTATCCAATAGGCTCCCCAACCGCTGACTTTTCGACCAACACCATTTTCGGCAGTGCACCGCTCACGGTACAGTTCACCTATTCGGGTGTGGGTGCGAACGCTTTGTCCTGGTACTTCGACGACGACGCTACTGTGGACAGCACTGCGAGGAACCCCAGTTATACCTACGATACACCGGGTACCTACTCGGCCACTCTGTATGTCAACAACCCATGGGGCAGCGACAGTAAGCTCAGAACAAACTACATTACCGTGACTGAGGCTCACGCTGACGGTTGGGCTTACACCAGCGACGGCACCTCGGTGACCGTAACCGGCTACTCCGGACCGGACAGCGACGTGACAATACCCGGTGAGATCGATGGCCTGCCGGTGACCACTATCGGTGCCAGCGCGTGCAAGGCCCTCACCTCCCTGACCTCTGTGACCATACCGGACAGTGTCACCACTATCGACGCCAGTGCGTTCTACGGCTGCACCAACCTGATCTCGGTGACTATGCCGGACAGCGTCACCACTATCGGTTCCAGTGCATTCTATGGCTGCACAGGCCTGGCCTCGGTGACCATACCGAACAGCGTTACCACTATCGGCTCCAGTGCGTTCTACGGCTGCACAGGCCTGATCTCAGTGACCATACCGAACAGCGTTACCACTATCGGTTCCAGTGCATTCTACGGCTGCACCAACCTTACTGTCATGATGTTCAACGGCAATGCGCCGACGACGGTCGGCAGCAATTGGGCATCGGGCACCAACCTAGTGGCATATTACTCCGAAGGCGCTACTAACTTCACAACCCCTGAGTGGAACGAAGTCCCGTGCTACCCAGCACTCACCGCCGCGACCGCCGAGTTCACCTCGAACATCGTCTATGGCAGCGCACCGCTCACGGTAAAGTTTACCTATACGGGCGTGGGCGCGAACGCGCTGGACTGGTACTTCGACAACGACAGTACTGTAGACAGCACTGCAAGGAACCCCAGTTATACCTACGATACGCCGGGTACCTACTCGATCAAACTGAATGTCAGCAACCCCTGGGGCAGTGACAGTGAAGTTAAGACGGCCTATATCACCGTAGCCGAACCGGTCGATAACTTTACCTATCTCTCCGACGGTACCTCGGTGACCATAACCGGCTACTCCGGACCGGGCGGCGATGTCGTCATTCCGAGCACGATAGGGAACCTGCCGGTCACCGCTATCAGCGACAGCGTGTTCAAGAGCAATACCAACATCACCTCGGTAACCATACCGGACAGCGTCACAACCATCGGCTCCAGTGCTTTCTACGGCTGCACCGGCCTGACCTCGGTGACCATACCGAACAGCGTGACTACCATCGGCAACAATGCGTTCAACGGCTGCACCGGCCTGACCTCGATGACCATAGGAAATAATGTCACTAAAATTGACGATAGAATGTTCTATGGCTGCAGCGCCCTGATCTCGGTGGTCATTCCTGACAGCGTCACAACCATCGGCGACAGCGCGTTCTACCAGTGCAGTAACCTGGCTTCGGTGACCATACCTGACAGCGTCACAACCATCGACAGCTATGCGTTCCGTGACTGCAATGCACTGACCTCAGTAACTATACCTGACAGTGTCACTAACGTCGAATCAAGGCTGTTCTACGGCTGCACCGGCCTGACCTCGGTGACCATAGGGATTGGCCTTGATGAGATCCCCTCTTATATGTTCTACGGCTGCAGCGCCCTGACATCAGTAACCATACCGGACAATGTCACCGAGATAGGTAGCAATGCGTTCCGCAAAACCGGCCTGACCTCGGTGACCATACCGAACAAAATCGCCACCATCGGCAGCAGTGCGTTCCGCGACTGCAACGCCCTTACCTCGGTGATGTTCACGGGCAATGCTCCTTCTTCAGTTAGCAGTAGCTGGGCATCTGGAAGCACTTCCCTGACGGCGTACTACTACGAAGGCGCTACCGGCTTCACCACACCGACGTGGAACAGCGTCGCCTGTTACCCGTTAACAGCGGCACCAGTGGCTGATTTCGAGGCCGATGTGACATCAGGAATCGGACCTATGATTGTGAAATTCACTGATCTGTCCACCAGCTCTCCGGATACCTGGGCATGGGACTTTGATAACGACGGAACTGCGGATTCAACTGAGCAGAACCCTTCGTATACATATACTTCAGTCGGTACTTACACTGTCAACCTTACGGTTGCAAATGCAAACGGGACCGATTCCGAGGTAAAGACCGATTATATCACAGTATCCGAACCATCTACGCCTGCAGAACCGGTTGCTGCTTTCACTGCTGATGTAACTGCCGGAACTGCTCCGCTTACGGTTAACTTTACCGATCAGTCCACAGGCACACCGACCTCCTGGATCTGGGAATTCGGGGACGGAGCAAACTCAACCGAACAGAAACCCTCGCATACCTATAATGAGGCAGGTAACTATACCGTAAATCTCACTGTCAAGAACTCAATTGGCAGCAATAGCACTGTAAAGACTAACTATATCACTGTATCTTCTACGCCTGTAGAACCTGAACCCGTTGCTGCATTCATAGCTGATGTGACCAGTGGTACTGTGCCTCTCATTGTCAACTTTATGGATCAGTCGACTGGCTCACCTACATCCTGGATATGGGACTTCGGGGATGGTACTAACGCTACCGAACAGAATCCAGTCCACACTTACACTGCAACCGGTACCTACACTGTCAACCTTACGGTTTCCAACGAGGATGGAAATGATTCTGATATAAAAACTGGGTATATTAAGGTATCCAGTCAATCTTCAGCAAAGCCAGTAGCTGCATTTACTGCGTCTCCTACTTCAGGAAAAACACCATTAAACGTTGCCTTTACTGATACAAGCACTGGCTCCCCAACTTCCTGGTTCTGGAATTTTGGAGATGGAGCAAAGTCATTCCTACAGAATCCGATTCACAAGTATTCAAAAGCAGGAATATACACTGTTAACTTGACAGTAAAGAATGCTAAAGGCAAGAACACGGTAACAAAAACAGAATATATAAACGTGATAACAAAACCGGTTGCAAACTTCAACAGCAGTGTTACATCGGGAAAAGCACCATTAAAGGTTAAATTTACTGATACAAGCACAGGAATACCTGCTAAATGGAGATGGGACTTTGGAGACGGAGCAAAGTCATTCCAACAAAATCCAATTCATAAATATTCAAAGGCAGGAACATATACTGTTAACTTGACAGTAAAGAATGCTAAAGGCAAGAACACGGTAACAAAAACAGAATATATAAAAGTAATAACAAAACCGGTTGCAAACTTTTCTGCGAATCCAACATCAGGAAAAGCACCATTAAAGGTTACTTTTACTGACACAAGCACAGGAATACCTGCTAAATGGAGGTGGGATTTTGGAGACGGATCAAAGTCATTCCACCAGAATCCGATTCACAAGTATTCCAAGGCAGGAACATATACTGTTAACTTGACAGTAAAGAATGTTAAAGGCAAGAACACGGTAACAAAAACAGAATATATAAAAATTACATAA
- a CDS encoding aminoglycoside phosphotransferase family protein, which translates to MIKLYNEIPGACKWQIVEPINKGWSNDQKYYIRSADGRELLLRISDISQYENKKKDFEAIKQLDNLDILISRPINFGICNNGQSVYSLLTWITGKDAEYILPELNSKEQYRLGVKAGEILRIIHQVPAAKNQISWPDHFNQKINRNIAYYEACGIHLEGADKIIEYIEQNRYLLENRPQCFQHGDYHVGNMIITKSGELGIIDFNRLDYGDPWEEFNRITWCADISALFASGRINGYFHHKVPALFFKLMALYVASNQLSSIPGAIKFGNKEINTMLRQAKNVLEWYDGFETCIPKWYISNPVK; encoded by the coding sequence GTGATTAAACTTTATAATGAAATTCCTGGCGCTTGTAAATGGCAAATAGTCGAGCCAATTAATAAGGGATGGTCAAACGATCAGAAATATTATATCCGAAGTGCAGATGGAAGAGAATTATTACTAAGAATATCGGACATCTCTCAGTATGAGAACAAGAAAAAGGACTTTGAAGCAATAAAACAGCTTGATAACCTTGATATTTTGATATCGCGTCCCATTAATTTCGGAATTTGCAATAACGGTCAATCCGTTTATTCTTTACTAACCTGGATTACAGGGAAAGATGCAGAATATATCCTTCCGGAGCTGAACAGCAAAGAGCAATACAGGCTTGGTGTGAAAGCGGGAGAAATATTAAGAATTATTCACCAGGTTCCTGCGGCAAAAAATCAGATCTCATGGCCAGATCATTTCAATCAAAAAATAAATAGAAATATCGCCTATTATGAAGCTTGTGGGATTCACCTGGAGGGAGCAGATAAAATAATTGAGTATATCGAACAAAACAGATATTTATTGGAAAATCGCCCTCAGTGCTTCCAACACGGGGACTATCATGTTGGAAATATGATTATTACAAAGTCCGGAGAGCTGGGAATCATTGATTTTAACAGGCTTGACTACGGTGACCCCTGGGAAGAATTCAACCGTATTACCTGGTGTGCAGATATAAGTGCCTTATTTGCATCAGGACGCATAAACGGCTATTTTCATCATAAAGTGCCCGCTTTATTTTTCAAATTGATGGCTTTATATGTTGCGAGCAACCAGCTTTCATCAATTCCCGGGGCAATCAAATTCGGAAACAAAGAAATCAACACGATGCTCAGGCAAGCTAAAAATGTTCTGGAATGGTATGATGGGTTTGAAACATGCATCCCAAAATGGTATATTTCCAACCCGGTTAAATAA
- a CDS encoding N-acetyltransferase translates to MKIEIVLDNKKQFLDLLLLADEQEDMIDKYLDHGDMFTLYDGDLKSLCVVTREDDGIYELKNIATYEKYQGQGYGKQLVKFIFEYYKGKCKTMLVGTGDSPLTIQFYKHCGFVMSHRVKNFYIDNYNHPIFECGEQLIDMVYLKKDF, encoded by the coding sequence ATGAAAATTGAAATAGTTTTAGATAACAAAAAACAATTTCTTGATTTATTGCTTTTAGCAGACGAACAAGAAGATATGATTGATAAATATTTAGATCACGGGGATATGTTTACTTTATATGATGGCGATTTGAAAAGTCTCTGTGTGGTAACACGTGAAGATGATGGTATATACGAATTAAAAAATATAGCAACTTATGAAAAGTATCAGGGACAAGGTTACGGGAAGCAACTTGTAAAATTCATCTTTGAATATTATAAAGGCAAATGCAAAACCATGCTTGTTGGTACGGGAGATAGTCCTCTTACTATTCAGTTTTATAAACATTGCGGATTTGTTATGTCACATCGCGTTAAAAATTTTTATATTGATAATTATAATCATCCAATTTTCGAATGTGGTGAACAACTTATTGACATGGTTTATCTAAAGAAAGATTTCTAA
- a CDS encoding PKD domain-containing protein: MNKNTLKIFIICLLLFLVTATMPALGSDWTQFQKDVYHAGVTTDRAPITDPTDYLLSWNYSLGGNIDSAPLVAGEMMYVLAGNNHIYAFDRTTGSLAWEQSTSGSAGFTIGSAAVGNGIIFVPTSDGKIFAFDAKTGTLKWNKTVGSGKQLDTPITYSEGKIYFGEAMGGHKYYCYDEEGNEIWSRTSTTQTSTQGSYYWAGAAVIGDNLIYGDDDGHIISVNKDTGADISEIDVSEEFGVTCGKIRSSVLYVEELKRIYFTSTGGYCFAIGFNPADGTFNTNDKHSEKVWYSTTTPTYYKGRIYIGTGAQMYSAGKGVYCLDSDLSGVIWNYPANVVQSSPALSTYYDDGDGEVYIYFTVNNATGGVYCLKDLAGSTSPELVWSYKDAKKTQYSLQGVAISDGWIYFGADKKYVFGLTTKDSQASTAPSASFSGSPLSGNSPLEVQFTDKSTGAPTSWAWDFDNDGTVDSKEQNPSYIYNDTGSYTVKLTVSNGNGSDAKEIQDMIKVTEEEQEQPVTSEGWYQFHKDAQHSGYTSSTAPDSANLAWTAEPLNDTYSLVPSSSVAIAEGKVFCLCNGPTDEYGNPLTSYGQLVAFDENTGQEVWNVTVEAPEWGSWSSPAYDSGKVFASAGKQTYCINASTGEVIWTFHNPTDLASCDGGPSIGDGKVFVSDWDGGNYYCLDESNGGLLWTFKVDGAYAQGTPAYKDGKVYLTCWSSTNAVYCVNAETGETIWKNDGFENGPCGSVTITDEGLYVTVFGFGTSDGIYKLDLTDGSVLWGRSDVSPSDSTPTVLEGKVYLSTGTSGYSELKTYCLDASDGQSLWETNASDNIGDWACSVAVADGKVFTGGAASGLFTGSSTLYAFDAETGSQVWSYEGCGCSPAIADGMVFSIGSGKIYAFKETQGSLLEAKFSSNVSTGKAPLTVSFTDESTGEGITSWDWDFDNDGAIDSTEQNPVHKYTAAGTYTVNLTVSNEEGSDSEVKAGYIKVSSQSSAKPVAAFTASPTSGKTPLNVAFTDTSTGSPTSWFWKFGDGSKSFLQNPIHKYSKAGIYTVNLTVKNAKGKNTVTKTQYIKVITKPVANFNSSVTSGKTPLTVKFTDTSTGTPAKWRWDFGDGSKSFLQNPVHKYSKAGTYTVNLTVKNTKGSNTVTKTEYIKVITKPVANFTSSVTSGKAPLKVKFTDTSTGTPAKWRWDFGDGSDSFHQNPIHKYSKAGTYTVNLTVKNAAGRNTVTKTEYIKIT; this comes from the coding sequence ATGAATAAAAACACATTGAAAATATTTATTATTTGTTTATTATTGTTCCTGGTGACGGCTACTATGCCAGCACTGGGCTCAGACTGGACACAGTTCCAGAAAGATGTATACCATGCAGGTGTAACTACGGACAGGGCACCCATAACTGACCCAACAGACTACTTGCTTTCCTGGAATTATAGCCTTGGAGGGAACATCGATTCGGCTCCTCTAGTGGCAGGAGAAATGATGTATGTTTTGGCGGGTAACAACCACATATATGCGTTTGACAGGACCACAGGCTCACTTGCTTGGGAACAGAGTACAAGTGGAAGTGCTGGCTTCACTATCGGAAGTGCGGCAGTTGGAAACGGAATAATCTTTGTGCCTACCTCTGATGGAAAGATTTTTGCTTTTGATGCGAAAACAGGAACCTTGAAATGGAATAAGACTGTAGGCAGCGGTAAGCAACTTGACACCCCGATTACTTATTCTGAAGGCAAAATATATTTCGGAGAAGCAATGGGCGGGCACAAATATTACTGCTATGACGAAGAAGGCAACGAAATATGGAGCAGAACATCTACCACTCAGACAAGCACTCAGGGATCTTACTACTGGGCAGGAGCTGCGGTAATCGGGGACAACCTCATTTATGGAGACGATGATGGACACATTATTTCCGTAAATAAGGACACAGGAGCTGACATCTCCGAAATAGATGTTTCTGAAGAGTTCGGGGTAACATGTGGGAAAATCAGATCATCAGTACTATACGTTGAAGAATTAAAAAGGATCTACTTCACGTCCACAGGAGGATATTGTTTCGCTATTGGGTTTAACCCAGCAGACGGAACATTTAATACCAACGATAAACACAGCGAAAAAGTTTGGTACTCCACCACCACACCTACCTACTATAAAGGAAGAATCTACATAGGTACAGGTGCTCAAATGTACAGTGCAGGAAAAGGAGTTTACTGCCTTGACTCCGACCTGAGTGGTGTGATCTGGAATTATCCAGCAAATGTAGTCCAATCTTCCCCAGCCCTCTCAACCTACTATGATGACGGGGACGGGGAGGTATATATATACTTCACAGTAAACAACGCTACAGGCGGTGTGTACTGCCTAAAGGACTTAGCAGGTTCCACAAGCCCGGAACTTGTATGGAGTTACAAAGATGCAAAAAAGACACAGTATTCTCTTCAGGGAGTTGCAATATCGGACGGCTGGATATATTTTGGAGCGGATAAAAAATACGTTTTTGGGTTAACTACTAAAGATTCGCAAGCGTCCACGGCACCGAGTGCTAGTTTCAGCGGATCCCCACTTTCCGGAAACTCACCTCTTGAAGTTCAGTTCACAGACAAATCTACAGGTGCTCCGACATCCTGGGCATGGGATTTTGACAACGATGGAACGGTCGACAGCAAGGAGCAGAATCCTAGCTATATTTACAATGACACAGGCAGTTACACTGTCAAACTGACCGTCAGCAATGGAAACGGTAGTGATGCCAAGGAAATCCAGGACATGATCAAAGTCACTGAGGAGGAACAGGAACAGCCGGTAACCTCTGAGGGCTGGTACCAGTTCCACAAGGATGCCCAGCACAGCGGGTATACAAGCTCCACTGCTCCGGACAGCGCTAACCTTGCCTGGACTGCCGAACCTCTTAATGATACGTATTCCCTTGTTCCGAGTTCAAGCGTGGCTATTGCTGAAGGAAAAGTCTTTTGCCTCTGCAACGGACCAACTGACGAATATGGCAACCCTCTAACTTCATACGGACAGCTTGTGGCTTTTGACGAGAATACGGGACAAGAAGTATGGAATGTGACGGTTGAGGCTCCCGAATGGGGTTCATGGTCTTCTCCTGCATATGATTCAGGAAAAGTTTTCGCATCTGCAGGCAAACAGACATACTGCATAAACGCTTCAACCGGAGAAGTCATCTGGACTTTCCATAACCCAACAGACCTTGCTTCCTGCGACGGTGGACCTTCAATTGGAGATGGAAAAGTCTTTGTAAGTGACTGGGACGGAGGAAATTACTACTGCCTTGACGAAAGTAACGGAGGGCTCCTGTGGACTTTCAAAGTAGACGGAGCCTATGCACAGGGCACTCCTGCTTACAAAGACGGCAAAGTGTACCTGACGTGCTGGAGTTCCACAAACGCAGTCTACTGTGTAAATGCCGAAACAGGAGAAACGATCTGGAAAAATGACGGGTTTGAAAACGGCCCATGCGGCTCCGTAACAATTACTGATGAGGGGCTGTACGTTACTGTATTCGGTTTTGGTACCTCGGACGGAATTTACAAGCTTGACCTGACAGACGGAAGTGTTCTCTGGGGAAGGTCAGATGTATCTCCTTCAGATTCGACACCAACAGTATTAGAAGGGAAAGTATATTTGTCGACAGGAACTTCAGGATACAGTGAACTAAAGACATATTGCCTTGATGCTTCCGATGGACAGAGCCTATGGGAAACAAACGCTTCTGACAATATCGGAGACTGGGCCTGTTCTGTAGCTGTTGCGGATGGAAAAGTATTTACTGGCGGGGCTGCTTCCGGACTCTTTACTGGCTCTTCAACACTCTACGCATTTGATGCTGAAACAGGCTCACAGGTCTGGAGTTACGAGGGTTGCGGTTGCTCCCCGGCAATTGCCGATGGAATGGTCTTCAGCATTGGAAGCGGGAAAATATACGCTTTCAAGGAAACTCAAGGATCTCTCCTCGAAGCAAAATTCAGCTCGAATGTGAGTACAGGAAAAGCTCCCCTGACTGTAAGCTTCACTGATGAGTCCACTGGAGAAGGCATAACTTCCTGGGACTGGGATTTTGACAACGATGGAGCTATCGACAGCACAGAGCAGAATCCAGTCCACAAATACACGGCAGCTGGTACCTACACTGTTAACCTTACGGTTTCCAACGAGGAGGGAAGCGATTCGGAGGTAAAAGCTGGGTACATTAAGGTCTCCAGTCAATCTTCAGCAAAGCCAGTAGCTGCATTTACTGCGTCGCCTACTTCAGGAAAAACACCATTAAACGTTGCCTTTACTGATACAAGCACTGGCTCCCCAACTTCCTGGTTCTGGAAATTTGGAGATGGATCAAAGTCATTCCTACAGAATCCGATTCACAAGTATTCAAAGGCAGGAATATATACTGTTAACTTGACAGTAAAGAATGCTAAAGGCAAGAACACGGTAACAAAAACACAATATATAAAAGTGATAACAAAACCTGTGGCAAACTTCAACAGCAGTGTTACATCAGGAAAAACACCATTAACGGTTAAATTTACTGACACAAGCACAGGGACACCTGCTAAATGGAGATGGGACTTTGGAGACGGATCAAAGTCATTCCTACAGAATCCGGTTCACAAGTATTCAAAGGCAGGAACATATACTGTTAATTTAACAGTAAAGAATACTAAAGGCAGCAATACGGTAACAAAAACAGAATATATAAAAGTGATAACAAAACCGGTTGCAAACTTCACCAGCAGTGTTACATCGGGAAAAGCACCATTAAAGGTTAAATTTACTGACACAAGCACAGGAACACCTGCTAAATGGAGATGGGACTTTGGAGATGGATCAGATTCATTCCACCAGAATCCGATTCACAAGTATTCAAAGGCAGGAACATATACAGTTAACTTAACAGTAAAGAATGCAGCAGGACGTAACACGGTAACAAAAACAGAATATATAAAAATTACATAA